The following are encoded together in the Kwoniella europaea PYCC6329 chromosome 1, complete sequence genome:
- a CDS encoding serine-tRNA ligase codes for MIDLIHFQTEKGGNPDVVRESQKKRGASVELVDEVIEIFGAHKQAQFEKEGAQRELNALQKEIGQIKKAKGDASELLAKKAELDKRIADLVTKTNELVTLRDKKAGLIGNIVDERNAVSMNEDDNAILRVWHPEPNHKGNSGTGLALEDKSEGILSHHEVLYRLEAYDTDRGVKVFGHRGFYLTNDGVDLNQALISYGLDFLRKKSYKKIQPPFMIKKDIMAATAQLSEFDEALYKVTGDSEDKYLIATSEQPISAMHMDENIPPQNLPYRYAGYSTCFRKEAGSHGKDTWGIFRVHQFEKVEQFIICEPDNSPAELDRMVETSREFYESLEIPYRVVNIVSGALNNAASIKYDLEAWFPFQGEYKELVSCSNCTDYQSRSLNVRLGFKTKDTKVGFVHMLNGTLCATERALCCIVENYQTPEGLRIPKVLQPYMQGREFLPYTAELPKGTTSQKQKK; via the exons atgatcgatcttaTTCACT TCCAAACTGAGAAAGGAGGTAATCCCGATGTCGTCCGTGAATcccagaagaagagaggggcAAGTGTGGAATTAGTCGATGAGGTCATTGAGATCTTCGGCGCTCACaagcaag CCCAGttcgagaaagaaggtgcCCAACGTGAATTGAACGCCCTTCAAAAAGAGATTGGACAAATCAAGAAAGCCAAAGGAGATGCATCAGAGTTGTTAGCCAAGAAAGCAGAATTGGACAAGAGGATTGCGGATTTGGTTACCAAGACGAACGAACTGGTCACGCTGAGAGATAAGAAAGCAGGTTTGATTGGGAATATCGTTGATGAGAGGAATGCTGTTTCgatgaatgag GATGACAACGCCATCCTGCGAGTATGGCACCCCGAGCCCAACCACAAAGGTAATTCCGGTACTGGTCTAGCTTTAGAAGATAAATCGGAAGGTATATTATCTCATCATGAGGTTTTATACAGATTAGAAGCGTACGATACCGATAGGGGTGTCAAGGTATTTGGACATCGTGGTTTCTACTTGACCAACGATGGTGTAGATCTCAATcaagctttgatctcttaCGGGTTAGATTTCTTGAGGAAAAAATCTTACAAGAAAATTCAACCTCCTTTCATGATTAAAAAAGATATCATGGCTGCCACTGCTCAATTATCCGAATTCGACGAAGCGTTATATAAAGTCACTGGTGATTCGGAAGATAAATATTTGATTGCCACTTCGGAACAACCAATCTCAGCTATGCATATGGATGAGAATATCCCTCCTCAGAACTTACCTTATAG ATACGCTGGTTACTCTACTTGTTTTAGGAAAGAAGCTGGTTCGCACGGTAAGGACACTTGGGGTATTTTCAGAGTACATCAATTCGAGAAGGTcgagcag TTTATCATTTGTGAACCCGACAACTCCCCTGCCGAACTCGATCGAATGGTAGAGACCTCTCGAGAATTCTACGAATCGCTTGAAATCCCTTACAGAGTGGTCAACATCGTCTCTGGTGCTTTGAACAACGCCGCTTCGATCAAATACGATTTGGAAGCTTGGTTCCCCTTCCAAGGTGAATACAAGGAATTGGTCAGTTGTTCAAACTGTACAGATtatc AATCAAGATCATTGAATGTCCGATTGGGATTCAAGACTAAAGATACTAAAGTCGGTTTCGTACATATGTTGAACGGTACTTTATGTGCTACCGAACGAGCTTTGTGTTGTATCGTTGAGAACTACCAGACtccagag GGTCTTCGAATCCCCAAAGTACTTCAGCCATATATGCAAGGAAGAGAGTTCTTACCTTATACCGCTGAGTTACCAAAGGGAACTACCAgtcaaaagcagaagaaatAA
- a CDS encoding 3-deoxy-7-phosphoheptulonate synthase, translating to MSHGTPSPDRNRPLDDRKVTGYDPLIPPALLRHDLPVPTVANKTISSARRTAASIVQGTDPLSRLLVVVGPCSIHDVDQAKEYASRLRKGVQEGRWPGLEVVMRVYFEKPRTTVGWKGLINDPDINNSFAINKGLRIARQLLCDINEMGMPVGCELLDTISPQFIADLITWGAIGARTTESQLHRELASGASFPIGFKNGTDGSVGVAIDAMQSASHPHNFMGINSQGMASIVKTSGNGDCHVILRGGTHGPNYAAEHVQKALSTMRTKNPGAFASIMVDCSHGNSSKNHLNQPKVAADVAGQIAAGEEGITGIMFESNLKGGKQSSDKPRDQLEYGVSITDACVDWEMTVDMFDTLNKASLARRAIVDTKHANGNGEVPAVKKLKTEE from the exons ATGTCCCACGGAACACCTTCTCCAGATAGAAACAGGCCATTAGATGATCGAAAGGTCACAGGT TACGATCCCCTTATCCCCCCTGCTTTACTCCGACATGATCTTCCCGTACCTACCGTAGCGAACAagaccatctcatcagctaGGAGAACAGCAGCCTCCATCGTACAAGGTACTGACCCCTTATCCCGATTGTTGGTTGTAGTTGGACCATGTAGTATACATGATGTTGATCAGGCTAAAGAGTACGCTTCGAGGTTGCGAAAAGGTGTGCAGGAAGGCAGATGGCCTGGATTGGAGGTTGTCATGAGAGTTTACTT CGAGAAGCCAAGAACGACcgtgggatggaagggtcTCATCAACGATCCCGATATCAACAATTCCTTCGCCATCAACAAAGGTCTCAGAATCGCTAGGCAGTTGTTATGCGATATCAACGAGATGGGTATGCCTGTAGGATGTGAATTGCTTGATACGATTAG TCCCCAATTCATTGCCGACTTGATAACCTGGGGAGCCATCGGTGCACGAACCACCGAATCTCAACTACATCGAGAATTAGCATCCGGTGCATCTTTCCCTATAGGTTTTAAGAATGGTACGGATGGTTCAGTCGGAGTCGCCATCGACGCTATGCAATCCGCTTCTCACCCCCACAACTTCATGGGTATAAATTCACAAGGTATGGCTAGTATCGTCAAGACCAGTGGGAATGGAGATTGTCATGTGATTTTGAGGGGAGGTACCCATGGACCTAACTACGC CGCTGAACATGTGCAGAAAGCTCTCTCAACTATGAGAACCAAAAACCCCGGCGCCTTCGCTTCCATCATGGTAGATTGTTCTCACGGTAACTCGTCGAAGAATCATTTGAATCAACCTAAAGTGGCTGCGGACGTCGCTGGACAGATTGCTGCTGGTGAGGAAGGTATCACCGGTATCAT GTTCGAAAGTAATTTGAAGGGAGGTAAACAAAGCTCGGATAAACCTAGAGATCAGTTGGAGTACGGTGTATCAATCActgatg CCTGTGTTGATTGGGAAATGACAGTTGATATGTTCGATACtctcaacaag GCTTCACTCGCACGAAGAGCTATTGTGGACACTAAACATGCTAATGGGAACGGGGAAGTCCCAGCTgtcaagaagctgaagacTGAAGAGTAG